The genomic window GGTAACTCTCTCCCATTTACTCCAAATTCTATAGCTCCTTCAGTCATAAGCTTCCAATCTGAACCTACTCCTTCTACTAGATATCCATTTTTTTCACTTGAATCTGAAACAACTTTTGGATTTATATGTGTATTACCAGTAAGTCCTACAGCTACCATTGCTAAAGATGTAGGTCCACATCCATTAATAGCTATAAACTCTGAGCCATAATTTTCATATCCCCATCGTTCATCCCATTGTATAAAAAGTGGAATTTCCCCTTTTTTATAATCTTTTATTATAGATATATTTTCACCTTTTGATTTTTTATGATTAGGATAATTTGCAACAAAATCTATAACTTCATCCTTTTTTGATGCTAATTCTAAAAGTTGTTTTGGATATGATTTTATATCACTTAACATCATAGCAACCTTTTGATTATCATTAGCCTTTTGTAATAATTTTTGTATCATTAAATCATTGGAGTTTTTTATTTCTTCTGGTATTTTAGATAAATAATCTACCTCTTCTGGTTGTTTCGGCTGTTCTGGTTTCTCTGACTTTTCTACTTTAACTACTTTGTTTATTTCTTCAACTTTTTTTTCTTTTTCTAAGTCTTCATTATAAAAAATTGAATTAAAAACTCCATATCCCATATATACTGCTAATAATATAGCTATACTACCTATTATACGCTTAAATTTTCTTCTCTTTCTTTTTCTCATTTTAATTTCTTTAATTGATTTATTAGTTATTTTTCTTGAATTATCCATACTTTTCAACTCCTTATACAAACAACAAATTCACACTATTTTTTCTAAAATTTATATTACCCTTTTCAAAGTTCCATATTGTTATACTTTAAGGTTTAAGTAATTTTTCTTATGACAACTCAAATAATTTTTTTATAACAATTTAACTTTTTAAGCCTAATAAAATTATGGCTAATCTAAGAAAAATAAAAACTCTCCAAAAATTATATCCTCTCTTATATCCTCTCCTATATAATATACATAGAGAGGTTCTCATTGTAAATATAAAAAAAAGTATTATATTTATTCTTTTATTTAAAATTATTTTTTTATTTAAATACTTATATTGAAATTATATAGCCTATATTATAATAATATCAATATTCATTACATTTATCCATATTTTCCATCAATTTCCTGTAAATACGTAAAATTTCATATTGAAATTCATCCATTAAATAATAGCTTTACTTTTAATAAGTCTAAAACAATATTATATAGAAAAGCAATTAAATAAGTTAGGAAAAGAAAATTTTAAAATAGTTTCTCTAAATATTTTTTACTGTATTAAAAATAGAATTTATTGAATAATTTAATTAGCTATGTTTTAAAGGTTAGTTTTAGTTTGTCCCCTAATATATAATTAATTCATTCTAAATAATAACTTAAATATATATTATATTAATACTATATTGAATAAGTTAAGTTATTTTATTTTTGTACAACTTTATTCCTAACCTAGAAAAAAATAACAGGAATAACATAGAAATTACCATATAAATTATTTTAACAACTATGCTATTACTTTTAATAGCTAACATAGTAAAAATTATAACTATTCCCATATAGAAAGATGTAATAAACCAAAAAACAATCTTTCTAATAATGCTATTAATTTTTTTATTAGTAATTATTTCAAAACATCCATCTAATACCAATGTAAACAACTCTTCTAATATTATATCCATAAAACCATCCTTCTTACCTTAAAAAATTATTTGTATTTTTGGTAATATTTAACTTGCCCATAATTTTAGATTTAAATATAAGATACTTTAATATAGTAATAAGACTTCAAATTGGTATTTAATTAAATAATAATAAAATAGGTTTATTATTCTATTACAATATTAATTATACATAAAAAAGTAAATTAATAGTAACAAAATTTATTACAATTAAATTAATTATATGTTTTTATTTAATCTTTATAGCAAATTAAATAAATCCAAGTAGGACATAATATTGATTCTACTTGGATTTAAAATTTAATTTTATATCTATACTTTTATTAAAAAGAAATTTTACTATTTAATCTTTAAAATAAAAAAAATTTTCTTAAATAACTTATTTATTTAAATCTAACTAACTTCTATGGCATTATCTTTTATTTCTTTAATAACACTTAGTATCTTACCTCTAACTTCAATATTATCTTCAAATAATTCAACTATATTACCTACAGTTTTGAAAGGATCTTCTGTTAATACTATATTATTATCTATCATTCCATTTTTAACTATATAATCAACTATTAGCTTAATAAAGTGAATTTGAAATGAATTTAGATTTTCATTATTTAAAAACTCTGAAAAAGCTTCATTAGCTGCATTTCTATCTAAACCTACCATATTTCTAACAAGCTTTGTAATTGGAGTATCTCCAAATTCTTTTTGGTAATCTGATTGGCTACCTAACTCAGTAAACATTACATCTTCTAAATGTTTTATATCATCCTTAGTTAATTTTTTATTATTTCTAAGTTTGTATATTGCTATTTCATCTTTATGTTCACTTAAATAATGTTCAACCTTTTTTCTATAATTTTTAAGATCATTTACATTATATATAGAAGCATTTCTTTCTTCTGAAATTATCA from Clostridium septicum includes these protein-coding regions:
- a CDS encoding C39 family peptidase, which encodes MDNSRKITNKSIKEIKMRKRKRRKFKRIIGSIAILLAVYMGYGVFNSIFYNEDLEKEKKVEEINKVVKVEKSEKPEQPKQPEEVDYLSKIPEEIKNSNDLMIQKLLQKANDNQKVAMMLSDIKSYPKQLLELASKKDEVIDFVANYPNHKKSKGENISIIKDYKKGEIPLFIQWDERWGYENYGSEFIAINGCGPTSLAMVAVGLTGNTHINPKVVSDSSEKNGYLVEGVGSDWKLMTEGAIEFGVNGRELPLSADAIISTLQSGQPIIASMAPGVFTTTGHYIVLTGVDSNNKIIVNDPDSKIKSKQAWDLDVFMRETDNLWAFTAI